One stretch of Qipengyuania gelatinilytica DNA includes these proteins:
- a CDS encoding endonuclease/exonuclease/phosphatase family protein: protein MSETRNAGWKVAGVWLLRIAAIMLVAGSLMSTTDLNQWWIRIWDFPRIQILIAMILLGIALWFFDRAWRPWLPLVLAAVSIWQVYRIVPYTPLAPTEVARVSSDQASGNSCFTLLTLNVLQKNREYERTIDLIRRVDPDIVLLTETDQAWADAVAGVLEDYPGQIQRPLDNTYGILFASKLPMFDAAIQDMAQKDTPSVVATLRAGNQSFLMIGLHPRPPKPKQDTEERDAEIIVAARRSRDVGLPVLAIGDFNDVAWSDTTSLFKDLGSFLDPRIGRGTYATFPANMVWLGWPLDHLFVTEEFLLDEMRVGDPIGSDHRPVIARLCLDPAAARGRNEDAEGPSAEDEADADEVMEEFREDEKTDAVEGEEG, encoded by the coding sequence GTGAGCGAAACGCGCAACGCAGGTTGGAAGGTGGCCGGGGTCTGGCTGCTGAGGATAGCCGCGATCATGCTGGTCGCCGGATCGCTGATGAGTACCACCGATCTCAACCAGTGGTGGATCAGGATCTGGGATTTCCCGCGCATCCAGATCCTTATCGCGATGATCCTGCTGGGTATTGCGCTGTGGTTTTTCGATCGCGCATGGCGTCCCTGGCTGCCCTTGGTGCTTGCCGCGGTGAGCATCTGGCAGGTCTACCGCATTGTGCCCTACACTCCGCTTGCCCCGACAGAGGTGGCGCGGGTGTCCTCCGATCAGGCTTCCGGCAATTCCTGCTTCACCCTGCTGACCCTCAACGTCCTGCAGAAGAACCGCGAGTACGAGCGCACGATCGACCTCATTCGCCGTGTCGATCCGGATATCGTGCTGCTGACGGAGACCGACCAGGCCTGGGCCGATGCGGTGGCCGGTGTGCTGGAAGATTACCCGGGCCAGATCCAGCGTCCGCTGGATAACACCTATGGCATCCTGTTCGCGTCGAAGCTGCCGATGTTCGACGCGGCGATCCAGGACATGGCGCAAAAGGACACGCCTTCGGTCGTCGCGACCTTGCGCGCTGGCAATCAAAGCTTCCTGATGATCGGCCTGCATCCGCGCCCGCCCAAGCCCAAGCAGGATACGGAAGAACGCGACGCCGAGATAATCGTCGCCGCGCGCCGCTCGCGCGATGTGGGGCTTCCGGTGCTCGCAATCGGCGATTTCAACGATGTCGCATGGTCCGACACGACGAGCCTGTTCAAGGACCTCGGCAGCTTCCTCGATCCGCGTATCGGCAGGGGCACCTATGCGACCTTCCCGGCGAACATGGTGTGGCTGGGCTGGCCGCTCGACCACCTGTTCGTGACCGAGGAATTCCTGCTCGACGAGATGCGCGTGGGCGATCCCATTGGGTCAGATCATCGCCCGGTCATCGCTCGCCTGTGCCTAGACCCCGCAGCCGCACGCGGCCGCAACGAAGACGCCGAAGGCCCCAGCGCCGAAGACGAAGCGGACGCGGACGAGGTGATGGAGGAGTTCAGGGAAGACGAGAAGACCGACGCCGTGGAGGGGGAAGAGGGGTAG
- a CDS encoding FKBP-type peptidyl-prolyl cis-trans isomerase: MTTPNNGDTVTVDYVLKRGDGQVVGNTEEVGPQEIQLGGGQIFPQIEQALTGMKVGDQQTVAIPSADAFGPRREELIMDLPRANLPPEPAPQPGMALQAQAPDGNPMTLFIVEVGEEAVKVDGNHPLAGEDVTFELTLRDIKQAA; the protein is encoded by the coding sequence ATGACCACTCCCAACAACGGTGACACCGTAACCGTCGACTACGTCCTCAAGCGGGGTGACGGCCAGGTCGTTGGCAATACCGAAGAGGTCGGACCGCAGGAAATCCAGCTCGGCGGCGGACAGATCTTCCCGCAGATCGAACAGGCTCTCACCGGCATGAAAGTCGGCGACCAGCAGACGGTCGCAATTCCCAGCGCCGATGCATTCGGACCGCGCCGTGAAGAACTGATCATGGACCTCCCGCGCGCCAACCTTCCGCCCGAACCCGCCCCGCAGCCGGGCATGGCGCTTCAGGCGCAGGCGCCCGACGGCAATCCGATGACGCTGTTCATCGTCGAAGTCGGCGAAGAGGCCGTGAAGGTCGACGGGAACCACCCGCTGGCCGGCGAAGACGTGACCTTCGAGCTGACCCTGCGCGATATCAAGCAGGCTGCCTGA
- a CDS encoding acylphosphatase — protein MTARRIIVHGRVQGVFYRDWTVATARSLGLAGWVRNLPDGTVEAHLEGDPAAVERMIEEMQAGPPRAEPTGIDVQIVDSQSLSGFTRCNWKSDR, from the coding sequence ATGACCGCCCGCCGCATCATCGTCCATGGGAGGGTCCAGGGCGTCTTCTATCGCGACTGGACCGTCGCCACGGCGCGCTCACTCGGCCTCGCCGGTTGGGTGCGCAACTTGCCTGATGGGACGGTCGAAGCGCACCTTGAAGGCGATCCGGCCGCTGTCGAACGCATGATCGAGGAAATGCAGGCAGGGCCGCCGCGTGCGGAACCGACCGGAATCGATGTGCAAATCGTTGATTCCCAGAGCTTGTCCGGTTTCACAAGATGCAACTGGAAATCCGATAGGTGA
- a CDS encoding sensor domain-containing diguanylate cyclase — translation MTSNHKGAGYYGWPMLYGIAWLVCALVALNLTQGEDGIAAVWPSSGIFVAALLHFGPRRRIITTAWIAAASMAANLWAGSSFLATTGYTIANLLEGYLVYALMGGSSAAKLILSRPWNMARFGAAAILAGCFSAIMAGVLSGNLTYSFLSSWMSTVTLGMLIMTPIILFIAQDPQDRRNLLSLRSLWTALVVAILSVAAFGQADIPLLFLPVMAMAIATATLGLSGAAAALVIIATTGSVLSIFNTGPVTLFFDTTEKQVFFFQLYLVALLVSSMPVAFLLAQRGRALAEIAENARLLESAERAAKVGHWRFSPVDNSARWSREALRICGFDADSQPSLEDWFDLHHEDDRERVRSFIVEATSHALPFAFEARIRRGNSEIVHIDCRGEAEADRKGRVTALFGTMLDVTERAETMRQLEAARARAEREAAEVRMLAATDPLTGMPNRRCILANLAEAMDASELTGDPLSVAMIDIDYFKRINDEFGHGVGDRVIKAIADILCDEAIGDDSVGRIGGEEFLFVFPSRSAEELDARCIAINDRLGSTQWEQPINITLSIGIAELKPGWDERDLLRAADQALYDAKHAGRNRHSVHTA, via the coding sequence GTGACTTCGAATCACAAGGGTGCAGGCTATTACGGCTGGCCGATGCTGTACGGCATCGCCTGGCTTGTCTGTGCGCTGGTTGCCCTCAACCTCACCCAGGGCGAAGACGGCATTGCGGCCGTCTGGCCTTCGAGCGGCATCTTCGTTGCTGCCCTCCTCCATTTCGGTCCTCGCCGCCGCATCATTACCACTGCTTGGATCGCCGCCGCCAGCATGGCCGCGAACCTGTGGGCCGGATCGAGCTTCCTCGCCACCACCGGTTACACCATTGCCAACCTGTTGGAAGGTTATCTGGTCTATGCATTGATGGGCGGTAGCTCGGCTGCGAAGCTCATTCTCTCGCGGCCCTGGAACATGGCCCGCTTTGGCGCCGCCGCGATTCTCGCCGGCTGTTTCAGCGCAATCATGGCAGGCGTCCTTTCGGGCAACCTCACCTATAGCTTCCTGAGCTCGTGGATGAGCACCGTCACACTCGGCATGCTGATCATGACGCCGATCATCCTGTTCATCGCACAGGACCCGCAGGACCGCAGGAATTTGCTGTCGCTGCGCTCGCTCTGGACCGCGCTTGTCGTAGCAATCCTGAGCGTCGCAGCATTCGGCCAGGCCGATATACCGCTGCTCTTCCTGCCGGTGATGGCCATGGCGATCGCCACCGCAACGCTCGGCCTCAGCGGGGCTGCGGCAGCGCTCGTCATCATCGCGACGACCGGCTCGGTCCTGTCCATTTTCAATACCGGCCCTGTCACGCTGTTCTTCGACACGACCGAGAAGCAGGTCTTCTTCTTCCAGCTCTATCTCGTCGCGCTGCTCGTTTCCTCGATGCCGGTCGCCTTCCTGCTTGCCCAGCGCGGCCGCGCCCTTGCAGAGATCGCGGAGAACGCGAGGCTGCTTGAATCTGCCGAACGCGCGGCCAAGGTCGGCCACTGGCGCTTCAGCCCGGTCGACAATTCGGCCCGCTGGTCACGCGAGGCGTTGCGGATCTGCGGTTTCGATGCGGATAGCCAGCCGAGCCTCGAAGACTGGTTCGACCTTCACCACGAAGACGATCGCGAGCGCGTGCGCTCGTTCATCGTCGAAGCGACCAGCCATGCCCTTCCCTTCGCCTTCGAAGCGCGGATCCGGCGCGGCAATAGCGAGATCGTCCATATCGATTGCCGCGGCGAGGCCGAGGCCGACCGAAAGGGCCGTGTGACCGCACTGTTCGGCACGATGCTCGATGTAACCGAGCGTGCCGAAACCATGCGCCAGCTCGAAGCCGCCCGTGCCAGGGCAGAACGCGAAGCTGCTGAAGTCCGCATGCTTGCCGCCACCGACCCACTGACCGGCATGCCCAATCGCCGCTGCATCCTCGCAAATCTTGCCGAGGCGATGGACGCCTCCGAATTGACGGGCGACCCGCTGTCCGTCGCCATGATCGACATCGACTACTTCAAGCGCATCAACGACGAATTCGGCCACGGCGTGGGTGACCGTGTCATTAAGGCTATTGCCGACATCCTGTGCGACGAGGCGATTGGCGATGATTCAGTCGGCCGTATCGGGGGCGAGGAGTTCCTCTTCGTCTTCCCCAGCCGCAGCGCGGAAGAGCTCGACGCGCGGTGCATCGCAATCAATGATCGCCTTGGCTCGACCCAGTGGGAACAGCCGATCAATATCACGCTGAGTATCGGCATTGCCGAACTCAAGCCCGGCTGGGACGAACGCGACCTGCTGCGTGCAGCCGACCAAGCGCTGTACGATGCGAAACATGCCGGCCGGAACCGGCACTCGGTTCACACGGCCTGA
- a CDS encoding substrate-binding domain-containing protein has translation MTSSTRILMLFDNMNRDYVTRLQSGATRKASACGVTIEAENIHGTDRSVESLLDSPGLGGVILTAPLCDDRHVLLQLEKRGIPFARIASMLDPGRGITVSMDEYEASREITGLLLEAGHRRIAIIRGPRSHLASMRRYNGFTAAMGTKGGRADPALIVEGDFTPESGKQLASKLLAGRPTAIFSSNDGMAAGFVQAARAAGYSLPGQVSIVGFDDDPVAKTLNPPLTTVRQPLEEMGATACTLLADCMKGAGKSVAHADVPYTIVERSSIAPPATATASAA, from the coding sequence ATGACGTCCAGTACCCGCATCCTGATGCTTTTCGATAACATGAACCGCGACTACGTCACGCGGCTGCAATCCGGTGCCACGCGCAAAGCAAGTGCTTGCGGAGTTACGATCGAGGCTGAAAACATCCACGGGACGGACAGGAGCGTCGAGAGCCTGCTCGATTCTCCCGGCCTTGGCGGTGTCATCCTGACCGCGCCATTGTGCGATGACCGCCATGTCCTCCTCCAGCTCGAAAAAAGAGGTATCCCCTTTGCACGCATCGCGTCGATGCTCGATCCGGGGCGGGGTATCACGGTGTCCATGGACGAATACGAGGCGTCGCGCGAGATTACGGGGTTGCTGCTCGAGGCCGGCCATCGCCGTATCGCGATCATTCGCGGACCCCGTTCGCACCTCGCCAGCATGCGGCGCTACAACGGCTTTACTGCGGCCATGGGGACCAAGGGTGGCAGGGCCGACCCCGCATTGATCGTCGAGGGCGATTTCACGCCCGAGAGCGGCAAGCAGCTCGCCTCCAAGCTGTTGGCTGGAAGGCCGACCGCAATCTTCTCGAGCAATGACGGCATGGCGGCGGGCTTCGTCCAGGCGGCTAGGGCTGCAGGCTATAGCTTGCCGGGACAGGTCTCGATCGTTGGCTTCGACGACGATCCCGTTGCGAAGACCCTCAACCCGCCGCTGACCACCGTGCGCCAGCCGCTAGAGGAAATGGGCGCTACAGCCTGCACCCTGCTGGCGGATTGCATGAAGGGAGCCGGCAAGAGCGTTGCTCATGCCGATGTGCCCTATACGATTGTGGAGCGTTCCTCGATTGCGCCGCCTGCCACGGCAACCGCAAGCGCCGCCTGA
- a CDS encoding flavin-binding protein has translation MIDNLPAVRKDVIARLTEAATGRKSPMHTPVVATADADARIMVLRDFDPDGWTLRFHTDVRSPKASVIGDGAPLGVLFYDPEAKVQIRCRGNGRIDSQSPRVQEFWEESDAFARRCYLGAPPGEDRDEPSSGLPAWIEGARPTEEELVPARQNFGALIVEIATIDWYYLSSGGHRRAILQRDKAKWVTP, from the coding sequence ATGATCGATAATCTCCCCGCTGTCCGGAAGGACGTTATTGCACGGCTGACGGAAGCTGCAACCGGTCGCAAGTCGCCGATGCACACCCCCGTGGTGGCGACCGCCGATGCGGATGCACGCATCATGGTCCTGCGCGATTTCGACCCCGACGGCTGGACATTGCGGTTCCACACTGACGTGCGGTCTCCCAAGGCGAGCGTCATCGGCGACGGCGCGCCGCTTGGCGTATTGTTCTACGATCCCGAAGCAAAGGTGCAGATCCGTTGCCGGGGAAATGGCAGGATCGATTCGCAGAGTCCGCGGGTGCAGGAATTCTGGGAAGAGAGCGATGCCTTTGCCCGCCGGTGTTATCTCGGTGCGCCTCCGGGCGAAGATCGCGATGAGCCGTCGAGCGGGCTTCCAGCCTGGATCGAGGGCGCGCGCCCTACCGAGGAAGAGCTGGTCCCCGCTCGCCAGAATTTCGGCGCGCTTATCGTCGAGATCGCCACGATCGACTGGTATTACTTGTCTTCCGGCGGACATCGTCGTGCGATCCTGCAGCGGGACAAGGCGAAATGGGTTACTCCCTGA
- a CDS encoding RcnB family protein, whose product MTLTKLMKGSALGALAVAMTVTALPAQAEAAEAAEQRSQQDRGERQQQQRQQRRQERRSAQRQERRSERRQERRSEQRQERRSEQRQERRQERRDYGAERERARRQAVREVSRENRAEERRGADWNRGDRRAERAQERSGRDWNRSERREEQRRAERRAERRTERRIEERRAERRADRRAERRYQERRADRRADRRAERIYRERSVRDRAARSTLERRSRYWDGRRWHNYDRWDRYGWRDNNRYDWYRYRHTNRSIFRLGRYYAPYRDYRYRRLDIGFRLGNLFFGSRYWINDPWRYRLPEVYGPYRWVRYYDDVLLVDIYSGEVVDVIYDFFW is encoded by the coding sequence ATGACACTTACAAAGCTGATGAAAGGCAGCGCGCTGGGCGCCCTCGCGGTCGCGATGACGGTCACTGCCCTGCCCGCACAGGCTGAAGCGGCTGAAGCTGCCGAGCAGCGCTCGCAGCAGGATCGCGGCGAACGCCAGCAGCAGCAGCGGCAACAGCGCCGCCAGGAACGCCGTAGCGCCCAACGCCAGGAACGACGCAGCGAACGACGCCAGGAGCGTCGCAGCGAGCAGCGTCAGGAACGTCGCAGCGAACAGCGGCAAGAGCGTCGTCAGGAACGCAGGGATTACGGTGCCGAGCGTGAACGTGCTCGCCGCCAGGCAGTCCGCGAAGTCTCGCGCGAGAACCGCGCCGAGGAACGTCGCGGTGCCGACTGGAATCGTGGTGATCGCCGTGCAGAACGGGCGCAGGAGCGTTCGGGTCGCGACTGGAACCGCAGCGAACGCCGCGAAGAACAGCGCCGCGCCGAACGTCGTGCGGAACGCCGCACCGAGCGTCGGATCGAAGAGCGCCGCGCCGAGCGTCGTGCCGACCGCCGCGCAGAACGTCGCTATCAGGAACGTCGCGCAGACCGCCGGGCCGATCGCCGCGCAGAACGCATCTATCGCGAGCGCAGCGTCCGTGATCGTGCCGCCCGCAGCACGCTAGAGCGTCGTTCGCGCTACTGGGATGGCCGCCGCTGGCACAATTACGACCGGTGGGACCGTTATGGCTGGCGCGATAACAACCGCTACGACTGGTACCGCTATCGCCATACCAACCGCAGCATCTTCCGCCTCGGACGTTATTACGCACCGTACCGGGATTATCGCTATCGCAGGCTCGACATCGGGTTCCGCCTTGGCAACCTGTTCTTCGGCAGCCGCTACTGGATCAATGATCCCTGGCGCTATCGCCTGCCGGAAGTCTACGGCCCCTATCGCTGGGTCCGGTATTACGACGACGTACTGCTGGTCGACATCTACAGCGGCGAAGTGGTCGACGTGATTTACGACTTCTTCTGGTAA
- a CDS encoding cytochrome b has translation MSHTARRYSAGAMIFHWVIAIAVIVNWRLAENAEHAEAMEDKIAIFANHKALGILILVLTLGRLAWRWTHPVPPLPSNLAQWEATLARTVHVIFYVLLIGLPLGGWIANSLSGREVDMFGLFVIPPLPVGENAEAAKTIFGLHATGGSVFIYLIALHILGALKHTFFDRNGGIFRMLPFGKVPG, from the coding sequence ATGAGCCATACAGCCCGCCGCTATTCCGCCGGTGCGATGATATTCCACTGGGTGATCGCAATCGCCGTCATCGTGAACTGGAGGCTGGCGGAAAACGCCGAGCATGCCGAGGCGATGGAAGACAAGATTGCCATTTTCGCCAATCACAAGGCGCTGGGCATACTGATCCTCGTCCTGACGCTCGGACGGCTGGCCTGGCGCTGGACGCACCCGGTTCCGCCGCTTCCCTCGAACCTCGCGCAGTGGGAAGCGACGCTGGCGCGCACGGTCCACGTCATCTTCTATGTGCTGCTGATCGGCCTTCCGCTGGGCGGGTGGATTGCCAATTCGCTGTCCGGACGGGAGGTCGACATGTTCGGCCTCTTTGTGATTCCACCACTGCCGGTTGGCGAGAATGCCGAAGCGGCCAAGACCATCTTCGGCCTTCATGCAACGGGTGGCAGCGTCTTCATCTACCTGATCGCGCTGCACATACTCGGCGCGCTGAAGCATACGTTCTTCGACAGGAACGGCGGCATCTTCCGCATGCTTCCTTTCGGCAAGGTCCCCGGCTGA
- a CDS encoding prolyl hydroxylase family protein: MTKTTAIPDQDALRRIGAKVRERLENDPEIYKVPTDRAEIFAVPNFLSPDECRRFITMIDVVARPSELHETAYIAKFRTSYSGNFNPNDPFVKGISRRIDDLLGMNPVTGEAIQGQRYLPGQEFKPHNDWFYTDQEYWKLERKRGGQRCWTAMAFLNKVEEGGHTHFTEVGASIEPKPGVLLVWNNATPEGEPNVDTMHAGTPVIAGAKYVLTKWYRTRKHS; this comes from the coding sequence ATGACCAAGACCACTGCGATTCCCGATCAGGATGCTCTCAGGCGTATCGGCGCCAAGGTTCGCGAGCGCCTCGAAAACGATCCCGAAATCTACAAGGTGCCGACCGACCGCGCCGAGATCTTCGCCGTGCCGAATTTCCTCTCGCCGGACGAATGCCGCCGCTTCATCACCATGATCGACGTCGTCGCACGGCCGAGCGAGCTGCACGAGACCGCCTATATCGCCAAGTTCCGCACCTCTTACTCGGGCAATTTCAACCCCAACGATCCCTTCGTCAAAGGCATCTCGCGCCGGATCGACGACCTGCTCGGAATGAACCCGGTTACCGGCGAGGCGATCCAGGGCCAGCGTTACCTGCCCGGCCAGGAATTCAAGCCGCATAACGACTGGTTCTATACCGACCAGGAATACTGGAAGCTGGAACGCAAGCGCGGCGGCCAGCGCTGCTGGACAGCTATGGCCTTCCTCAACAAGGTCGAAGAGGGCGGACACACACACTTCACAGAAGTCGGTGCCTCGATCGAGCCCAAGCCCGGCGTGCTACTCGTGTGGAACAACGCCACGCCCGAGGGCGAGCCCAATGTGGACACAATGCATGCGGGCACGCCCGTGATTGCCGGCGCGAAGTACGTGCTCACCAAATGGTACCGCACGCGCAAGCACAGCTGA
- a CDS encoding PAS domain-containing protein, translating to MGRTNGGGGGAHSPSEDNRKFMEFAERNARLAGRLADLKIGSSELFLQTTEQTRMALCISDPNKPDCPIVYCNQAFVELTGYDRNEIIGQNCRFLQGRGTRPEAVSKLRQAIETEEYTVADILNYRKDGSAFWNAVHVGPIYHEDGSIAYFFGSQWDITELLAARETIVENERIATELRHRTDNLFAVLAAIVRLSAKDSNDAAELSEKIERRIEALAGAHRMSLTGEGLAEDKSNLHTLVEAVLRPYRNSYADRIEIVGGAVDLSRKNITPLGLTLHELATNALKYGALSTSDGKVHVDWTQDEEFVEIHWIENLGSASERLDTHPATQGSGSGSRLINGVVRGSGGSISTDYRPDGLQATIRLPIKNKVSL from the coding sequence GTGGGTCGTACCAATGGCGGTGGCGGGGGGGCGCATTCCCCGTCGGAAGACAATCGCAAGTTCATGGAGTTCGCTGAGCGCAACGCGCGGCTGGCCGGACGCCTCGCAGACCTGAAGATCGGCTCTTCCGAGCTGTTCCTGCAGACCACCGAACAGACGCGTATGGCGCTGTGTATCTCGGACCCGAACAAGCCCGATTGTCCGATCGTCTACTGCAACCAGGCATTCGTGGAACTGACGGGCTACGACCGCAACGAAATCATCGGCCAGAACTGCCGCTTCCTCCAGGGGCGGGGGACCAGGCCGGAGGCTGTGAGCAAGTTGCGGCAGGCTATCGAGACCGAAGAATACACGGTCGCCGACATCCTCAATTACCGCAAGGACGGCAGCGCGTTCTGGAATGCCGTGCATGTCGGACCGATCTATCACGAGGATGGGTCGATCGCCTATTTCTTTGGATCCCAATGGGACATCACGGAATTGCTCGCCGCACGTGAAACGATCGTCGAGAACGAACGGATCGCAACCGAGCTGCGCCATCGCACAGACAATCTGTTTGCCGTTCTTGCCGCCATAGTCCGCCTTTCTGCAAAAGACAGCAACGACGCGGCGGAACTGTCAGAGAAGATCGAACGGCGCATCGAAGCGCTTGCCGGTGCTCATCGCATGAGTCTTACCGGCGAAGGCTTGGCGGAGGATAAATCGAACCTGCATACCCTCGTGGAAGCTGTACTGCGCCCGTATCGCAATTCCTACGCCGATCGGATCGAGATCGTGGGCGGGGCTGTCGATCTTTCTCGCAAGAACATCACCCCGTTGGGTCTGACCCTTCACGAGCTTGCGACGAATGCGCTCAAATACGGTGCCCTATCGACCTCAGATGGGAAAGTTCACGTCGACTGGACGCAAGACGAGGAGTTCGTCGAAATCCACTGGATCGAAAACCTTGGGTCGGCGAGCGAGCGACTTGATACCCATCCAGCGACCCAAGGCTCGGGTTCGGGCTCGCGCCTAATCAACGGGGTCGTCAGGGGAAGTGGCGGCTCGATCTCGACCGATTACCGACCCGACGGTTTGCAGGCGACGATCCGCCTGCCGATCAAGAACAAGGTTTCCCTTTAG
- a CDS encoding lysine--tRNA ligase, with product MSMNDLITAARVSKAWPFQEAQRLLKRYPDGTKPDGSPVLFETGYGPSGLPHIGTFQEVLRTTLVRRAYEAMIGAKPEDGKTRLVAFSDDMDGLRKVPDNVPNQDLLEANLHLPLSRVPDPFEKGHESFAAHNNAKLREFLDQFGFEYEFIAASDMYNSGRFDDALRQVLRKNQDILDIMLPTLREERRKTYSPVLPISPSTGRVLQVPVEVLDAEDGTIRFTDEDGTLVEQSALGGMSKLQWKVDWAMRWYALGVDYEMYGKDLTDSGVQSGRIVKVLGGRKPEGLIYEMFLDQNGEKISKSKGNGLSIEEWLQYGSEESLGYYIFPNPKSAKQLHVGVIPRAVDDYWQFRERLAEQELDKQLGNPVWHLARANGGFEGSEAPGAGDSLPVTYGLLLNLASVLGAEASEDALRDYLASYIGDDKITPELEVLIGTAVAYTRDYIVPTLNKRAPEPNEAEALRALDAYLAGASEDTSAEDLQTEVYEIGKREEYGFESLRDWFKALYQTLLGSDQGPRMGSFIALYGVENSRKLISEALER from the coding sequence ATGAGCATGAACGATCTGATCACCGCCGCACGTGTGTCCAAGGCCTGGCCGTTCCAGGAGGCGCAGCGGCTGCTCAAACGCTATCCTGATGGTACCAAGCCTGACGGCAGCCCGGTGCTGTTCGAAACCGGTTACGGTCCTTCGGGCCTGCCGCATATCGGCACTTTCCAGGAAGTCCTGCGCACCACGCTTGTGCGCCGCGCCTATGAGGCGATGATTGGTGCCAAGCCCGAAGACGGCAAGACGCGGCTCGTGGCGTTCAGTGACGACATGGATGGCCTGCGCAAGGTGCCCGACAACGTTCCCAACCAGGATCTGCTCGAGGCGAACCTTCACCTTCCGCTCAGCCGCGTGCCCGACCCCTTCGAGAAGGGCCACGAAAGCTTCGCTGCGCATAACAATGCCAAGCTGCGCGAATTCCTCGACCAGTTCGGTTTCGAATACGAGTTCATCGCAGCGAGCGACATGTACAATTCCGGGCGCTTCGACGATGCGCTGCGACAGGTCCTGCGCAAGAACCAGGACATTCTCGACATCATGCTGCCGACACTGCGCGAAGAGCGGCGCAAGACCTATTCGCCGGTCCTGCCGATCTCGCCTTCGACCGGCCGCGTGCTGCAGGTCCCGGTCGAGGTTCTCGATGCGGAAGACGGCACGATCCGCTTCACCGACGAGGACGGCACGCTCGTCGAGCAGTCGGCACTGGGCGGCATGTCCAAGCTCCAGTGGAAGGTCGACTGGGCCATGCGCTGGTATGCGTTGGGCGTCGATTACGAGATGTACGGCAAGGACCTGACCGACAGCGGCGTGCAGTCGGGCCGGATCGTGAAGGTGCTCGGCGGGCGCAAGCCGGAAGGCCTCATCTACGAGATGTTCCTCGACCAGAATGGCGAGAAGATTTCCAAGTCGAAGGGCAACGGCCTCTCGATCGAGGAGTGGCTGCAGTACGGCAGCGAAGAGAGCCTCGGCTACTATATCTTCCCCAATCCCAAGAGCGCCAAGCAGCTGCACGTCGGGGTGATCCCGCGCGCGGTGGACGATTACTGGCAGTTCCGCGAGCGCCTCGCCGAACAGGAGCTCGACAAGCAGCTCGGCAATCCGGTGTGGCACCTTGCGCGCGCGAACGGCGGGTTCGAGGGCAGCGAGGCACCCGGTGCAGGCGACAGCCTGCCGGTGACCTATGGCCTGCTGCTCAACCTCGCCAGCGTGCTGGGTGCGGAGGCAAGCGAGGACGCGCTGCGCGATTATCTCGCCAGCTACATCGGGGACGACAAGATCACACCCGAGCTGGAAGTCCTGATCGGTACCGCGGTGGCCTACACCCGCGACTATATCGTCCCGACGCTCAACAAGCGCGCGCCGGAGCCCAACGAGGCAGAGGCACTGCGGGCGCTCGACGCTTACCTTGCGGGCGCATCGGAAGACACCAGCGCCGAAGACCTCCAGACCGAGGTGTACGAAATCGGCAAGCGCGAGGAATACGGCTTCGAGTCGCTGCGCGACTGGTTCAAGGCGCTCTACCAGACTCTGCTCGGCAGCGATCAGGGGCCGCGCATGGGCAGCTTCATCGCGCTCTACGGTGTCGAGAACTCGCGCAAGCTGATTTCAGAGGCGTTGGAACGCTAA
- a CDS encoding antitoxin Xre/MbcA/ParS toxin-binding domain-containing protein: protein MSDRDRGTRLTPAAAKRESETTRLAMIILGREAAIFFMNEPNSQLGGRPIDLVIESEEGRERVEVELAEIEYLQAVAKKE, encoded by the coding sequence ATGTCGGACCGCGATCGGGGAACGCGTCTAACGCCAGCTGCGGCGAAGCGAGAGAGCGAGACGACCCGCCTGGCCATGATCATCCTCGGGCGAGAGGCTGCAATTTTCTTTATGAACGAGCCCAATAGTCAGTTGGGCGGAAGACCGATCGATCTTGTGATCGAAAGCGAAGAAGGGCGCGAACGTGTCGAAGTGGAGCTCGCAGAGATCGAGTATCTGCAAGCAGTCGCGAAAAAGGAATAG
- the infA gene encoding translation initiation factor IF-1, protein MAKEELITMEGAIDEILPDGRFGVVLDNEHRIICYTAGKMRRYRIRSVVGDRVHVEMTPYDLSKGRIVFRERTQGPMPAGARKRGYRR, encoded by the coding sequence TTGGCGAAAGAAGAGCTCATAACGATGGAGGGTGCGATCGATGAGATCCTGCCCGACGGTCGCTTCGGCGTCGTCCTCGACAATGAGCATCGCATCATCTGCTACACTGCAGGCAAGATGCGTCGCTATCGCATTCGATCGGTCGTTGGAGACCGCGTACACGTCGAAATGACGCCATACGATCTGAGCAAAGGCCGGATCGTCTTCCGCGAACGAACACAAGGGCCCATGCCCGCCGGTGCTCGCAAGCGCGGATACAGGCGCTGA